AGACTACTCTTTCGAGTACCAACAAGAGTTTGTGCCTGCTTCCGGTTCGTCTGGTCTTTATCTACTTAGGGGGCTAGGTAACATGATGGAACGCCCCCTCAGGCATTGGGAAGGTGGTGGGAACAATGTTCACCAGGGATCACGTAATTGAATTGCTTTTCCTTGTTTACACCCTGCTGATCGCCGGCAGGTTCATCATCATTTTGGTTGATCCGATTTCCTAGCGACAAATGGCTAAAAGCGATTACCGTGATGGCTGTATTCCCAAAATGATCATTTTAACCTGTGCAGTCAACTCTATCGTCGCTGAAAGAGAGCTTATTACCATGGTGCCAACCGGGCAGTCTCCGGTGAAGCCTGATGGAACACAGCTTGTCGGCTCAAGATTTTTATGCGGCTATCGCATCTTGATGCTGCGTATTCGCAAGTTCCAACGCGTAACTTGCACCCCGTGGGGATAGGTAAGTCCTATATCTGGATGGATGGCCCATCCACGGAGCTCACGCGTGAAAGCGTTAGTCCCGTCGTGGCTTGTTACTGTTGTCTGGATTTTCACCAATTCTTACCTTAGTGGGTATGGTCATGCGTTCCAGTTGGCGTCCTTTTGGTTCTTCTCCAAATCACTTTGACCTATTACTTCCGCTGTGGTCGGCCCACCCTTAACAAAAGGAGATATTCCTCCACTCGTGAGTCATTTCACAGAATAGTCCTTGAGCATGCTTTCGATAGTCTTTTGAATTCCGCTCTCGATGTCGGCACCATTATTGGAACATTTGGTCTCTAGAGCTTGCTGCAGTTGACGCAGCAGCTTGTTGACAAACTCTCGCGTAAACACCGGCGCTAAGAGACTTGCAAGGGATGACCTCAACGGTTGGAGTTCGGTTCGTGATGTCGTCAGATAGATCTTGATGATGAACGTCTCCATGCCAGCAGTCGCTGGTTGAAGTTATAAAGGTCCCCTCGGTGGTGCCCGTGCGATCGATCTCAGCGAGGAGAGGCAACCAGATAAGCACGTCTCGAAACCCATTGCCGTCGTTATTAAACGGCTTCTTTCGCGATGCTGCACAGCGGACAAGATCCTCAAGATCTGTTAGAGATATCTCGCCGATCACCACCGTGTTGGCTGCCAATGTCTTACGATGATTAGTTTCGTATCCCCTACCAACTCTGGAACTTGACGTTTAGGACTTGGCAGGGAGAGACCCACGAGGTCGGTGATCGTTGCCCTGCCTTGTTATAGGCATCCATCGCCTTGGCCAAACGACTATGGAGGCGAGCGACTGTCGCGATGAGTACGACCTTCGGAACCACTAACCGGATCTCGCCTCGTTTGGGACAGGTGAGCAACATTTGCCACGGCTAAGAGGCCAGATTCCAGGATTCATTGGCGATAGTGTTGGAATCGACCGCAATGACTGGGGCCATTTGACTCACCGAGTTGACTTTGTTAGGTCACATGCTGTGGCGGGAGCTGGGGATGCTCTGGAGCATCCGATGCAATCCATGCCCAGGACGACTCTACTCTGTTGCAGTACAGGCGTTATTGGTTCATGTCGGCCTTCGAGGAAGAGCTGGCTGTCGGATTCGGGTGTAAATCTGGTGAGCCTGCAAAACTCTATTCGTATTCATGATGCAAACCCCCTACTCAAAGGGACTCTAGTGTCAGACTTAAAAGGACAGCCACATAGTTCAGAGAGGATAGTTGCTCTACGTAACACGACATTCTCTCAGCTCAGGTGAGTTTCGCAAACAGACCGGTCACACTATCGCTTCTGCGCACGACTGACAGGTCGAGCCGCCTTTAGTTGATATCGATATTCCGTTGCTATTTCCGCGTGAGTGGAGAGCCATTTTGCCTTCATGCCAACCATTGTCACCCTCCGTGAACAGGCCAACTCCTTCAGTGCCAGATAACACTTGGTAGGCATAATTTACCCGTCTTTGTCGTTTACGTCTTCTGTACGGTATTACAATCAACCAAGAACGCGGTCAAACGCAGGTGTACGAGTTGTGCGGAGTCACCTTCTTCGTCCGCCTCCTGAGACGATCATGAGGTCTAGAACATCATTGGGAGGCGATCGGTGCAACGGCGTATGACCACAATTAACAATACTATTTCGGCAACTTTTCACCCCAAACGTTCACTATTGGATCGCGTCAGTCGCCAGTGTGCTCGTCATCCATTCAGGGTGGCGACTGCCTGGCTCATCATCTTGATCAGTGTGTTTGCGGTACAGCGTTCCATCTCGAGCAAGTACCAGAACAACATCAATCTGCCTGGGAGTCAGTCGTCGATCGGGATCAAGTTGCTCAAAAAAAATCAGCCGTCGGCCACCGGCTATACCGGATTAGTGGTGGTCACCGGAGATCATCTCACCAGGTATTCGCACGCATTGGCTGCTAGCGAAACGAATCTGCGTCGCCTCAACGACATAGTAGCGGTGGGCAACCCTCTAGCACCCCGATCCCCGGATCTTTCAAGTAACGGGCGGACCGCGCTGATCACCGTAACGACATCCGTCTTCCCTCCTTCGTTGGGGAAGGGTTATGCGCCGTTGCTCTACCAAGCCATGAAGCCGGTGACCCATGCTGGATTAACCGTCGATTACGGGGGCGGCTTTGCCTCCGTCGTCAATCCACCACTTCACGATGCCTCCTCAGAGTCGGTCGGTTTTGGCATCGCTATCGTCATCCTAATTTTGACTTTTGGCAGCTTGATCGGGGCAGGATTGCCGTTAGTCGTCGCCCTCTTGAGTGTCGGAGTTGGTGTCTCAATCCTTGGCATTGTCGCAAGCATGATTACCTTCGCGACCGATGCGCCGACCCTCGCCCTCATGATTGGACTAGGGGTCGGTATCGACTACGCCGTCTTATTAACCACCCGATTTCGCCAGCGCATCATCGATGGCTATGACCCGGTTGAAGCCGCTGGAAGAACCGCCGCCACGAGTGGACAGGCAGTCATCATCGCCGCAGCGAGCGTCTCAGTTGCGCTTCTGGGTCTCTATGCGTCAGGCCTCACCTTCTTCGGTTTGCTCGGCTTCGCTGCATTCCTATGCGTGCTGACGGGAGCCGCTGGCGCCCTTACCCTGGTGCCCGCTGGACTGGGACTCGCGGGGCGTCACATTGACCGCTTTCATGTAGGTCGTATTACGGCCGAGTCCGGCGCCAGCAATGACCTCTGGCACCGCTACACGCGGGCGCTACAACGCCGACCCATCATCTTCTTGGCAGTGGGCATAGCCATCCTGGGAGTACTCGCGATTCCGTTCTTCTCGCTGCGCTTTGGTAATGTTGGCGCCGACTCCTATCCCGCGTCCTTTAGCTCGCATAGAGCCTACGATCAGGTGAACACCGCCTTTGGCGCCGGCGCCAACGGACCGCTCGTGATCGCCGTCAACTTACATGGTTTTCATGGTCAAATCAGAACCCTGGTCGAACGTCTCGAAACGCATGTTAGTCAGGTTCCCGACGTCGCCTTCGTCACTCCTCCCACGCTCACCCCAAACCACGACGTCCTCGTGACCTCGGTCGTGCCCGAATCTGGGCCCAATAGCCAGGCGACCCAAAACTTGTTCAACACCCTGACCAACACCACCGTACCCCATATCACCGCCGGCTCAGGGGTTCACGGTTTCGTCACCGGTGGAACCGCGCTTCAAATTCAGTTTGACCAAACCCTCAGCTCTGATCTGGCCGGCACGATCGCGGTCATCCTGATCACCGCGTTAATCCTGATCGCAGCGGCTTTCCGAAGTGTCGTCCTCGCCATCAAGGCAGTGATTATGAACCTCATCAGCATCGGCGCTTCGTATGGGGTGCTAGTAGCCGTTTTCCAGTGGGGATGGGGGCGTAGTCTGCTCGGGATGTCGGCCGCAGTTCCTATCGAAGCCTACGTACCCTTGGTTGTCTTCGCGGTTGTCTTTGGGCTCTCGATGGATTACGAGGTCTTTCTCCTCTCCCGCGTGCGCGAACTCTGGCTCAAGACCGGTGACAATCAACGAGCAGTTGCCGAGGGTCTATCCTCGACTGGGCGCGTCATTTCTGCCGCAGCACTCATCATGGTGAGCGTCTTTTTCGCCTTCATTGGATCTCCCGATGTCGTGATCAAGATGTTCTCGGTTGGATTTGGGGTTTCAGTCTTGATCGACGCAACAGTCGTGCGACTACTGCTCGTCCCGTCGATCATGACCCTACTTGGAACCAAGAACTGGTGGATTCCCCACTGGCTTGACCGGATTCTCCCCACCATCAGTACTGAAGGAGTGGAGGAACCTCCTGCCGCTCATCCTCCAATCGCTCCGACGGTCGATGCGATCAGTTGAACCATGGCGCGGTCGGGCAGCCAGCCAAAACCCATCCGGTATGGCCAAGCACTACAAACGCCCTCAGCTTTGACCACGGTAGCGGCACAACTATCACGCCCACCGACGGCATCGACACGCTTCGCCTTATACCGAGCAGTAAAGCCAAAACCGTACTGGCCACACATCGTCGTTCATCAATCTCGCCTCATCGCGCCCAAGTTTATAACTCCAGTACGGATACGGAGACACCGGAGATGTATGACTGCATTGGTTCCAATGTGCATGGTCACTCTGGAATCAGTCGCAACACCTGAGTCCTTGGGCTTCGAACATGAGAACCGTCTTCGAAGTTCCTCAAGCCTATAAGGATCACCCGGGCGGATGGGATCTATCCATCCTCCCTTGCGAGAACCCACCTGCTCATCGCCGACGATCGGGGGATCTTGCCGATCTCACCACTGGATTCCAAGGAGGTCCTGGATCTCTTGGATGACCGAGGGGAGAACGGTTCACTCATCATCTCCTCGCAGTTACCCGCATCGGCATGGCAGGAGAGCCTTGGGGAACGCACCGTGGTTACGGTCATCATCGATCGTATCATTTCTACCGCAATGCCGGTCGAAGCTACGAGAGCATCCATACGCCAACAACCTCGTCAAGGCAACGGAGTCGAGGCAACCTCGCAAGGCAACGGAGTCAACGAAAGAAGGAGGAGAACGGACCGACAGAGCCTGGTCCAGTGATACCAAAAGCACGACGCCAGCAAACACCGGTGTTGGACGGCCCCTCCTGGCAGGCCTGCTCGACACCGTTAAACCGAAGTTACTCCTTGAAGGCCTTCTAGCTGGACTTATTCCAAAAGTCCCTGCCTACCGCAGGCACGTAGCAAGGCCGCCCACCTGAGGTCGAGCACTTCTGGAGGGGGACCTCAGGTTAAACGGCATTGCCGCGAAGAAGCCACAACAATCCCACGA
This portion of the Ferrimicrobium sp. genome encodes:
- a CDS encoding MMPL family transporter; its protein translation is MTTINNTISATFHPKRSLLDRVSRQCARHPFRVATAWLIILISVFAVQRSISSKYQNNINLPGSQSSIGIKLLKKNQPSATGYTGLVVVTGDHLTRYSHALAASETNLRRLNDIVAVGNPLAPRSPDLSSNGRTALITVTTSVFPPSLGKGYAPLLYQAMKPVTHAGLTVDYGGGFASVVNPPLHDASSESVGFGIAIVILILTFGSLIGAGLPLVVALLSVGVGVSILGIVASMITFATDAPTLALMIGLGVGIDYAVLLTTRFRQRIIDGYDPVEAAGRTAATSGQAVIIAAASVSVALLGLYASGLTFFGLLGFAAFLCVLTGAAGALTLVPAGLGLAGRHIDRFHVGRITAESGASNDLWHRYTRALQRRPIIFLAVGIAILGVLAIPFFSLRFGNVGADSYPASFSSHRAYDQVNTAFGAGANGPLVIAVNLHGFHGQIRTLVERLETHVSQVPDVAFVTPPTLTPNHDVLVTSVVPESGPNSQATQNLFNTLTNTTVPHITAGSGVHGFVTGGTALQIQFDQTLSSDLAGTIAVILITALILIAAAFRSVVLAIKAVIMNLISIGASYGVLVAVFQWGWGRSLLGMSAAVPIEAYVPLVVFAVVFGLSMDYEVFLLSRVRELWLKTGDNQRAVAEGLSSTGRVISAAALIMVSVFFAFIGSPDVVIKMFSVGFGVSVLIDATVVRLLLVPSIMTLLGTKNWWIPHWLDRILPTISTEGVEEPPAAHPPIAPTVDAIS
- a CDS encoding ATP-binding protein codes for the protein MYPSSLARTHLLIADDRGILPISPLDSKEVLDLLDDRGENGSLIISSQLPASAWQESLGERTVVTVIIDRIISTAMPVEATRASIRQQPRQGNGVEATSQGNGVNERRRRTDRQSLVQ